From the Gramella sp. Hel_I_59 genome, one window contains:
- a CDS encoding HYR domain-containing protein, with protein sequence MIWKTTFTKITGPTFAKSLILAFLAIFLFSADTAYAQFIPDGNYTPSEYAGGQVRDIDLNATGTCNVKQVYTVVKSDSEGPYLLLGFYNGNAGQATFRYYIDTDPTLDLVSETFKGESYSFPGADVVLQVNASGNTASVFKYNGTSLETYTGSGIIAAVGDYNPADDKFIEIKIPLSGDGSIIDVCDLADGFNINLGSYISFAGKSITANVCNYESFDIDIAANGSIDGSTSYCSTQNSTVLTLSGNYGAVIKWQKNEGSGWTDIANTSNTYTATDVLVTTSYRAVIVNNTCPGNEVETGTATITILDSPDAPVVSDTVQTTCEIATGSITVTTVNGLQYSVGGDYQTSGSFTGLAAGTYNVIAKNADGCISPATSVVIQEQPNTPDAPVVSDTVQPTCETATGSFTVNTVNGLQYSIGGDYQESGSFTGLAAGTYNVTAKNADGCISPATSVVIQEQPNTPDAPVVSETVQPTCEIATGSFTVTTVNGLQYSIGGDYQTSGSFTGLAAGTYNVTAKNADGCISPATLVSINQQPNTPDAPVVSETVQPTCETATGSFTVTTVNGLQYSIGGDYQESGSFTGLAAGTYNVTAKNADGCISPATSVVIQEQPNTPDAPVVSETVQPTCETATGSFTVTTVNGLQYSIGGDYQESGSFTGLAAGTYNVTAKNADGCISPATSVSINQQPNTPDAPVVSDTVQPTCETATGSFTVNTVNGLQYSIGGDYQTSGSFTGLAAGTYNITAKNADGCISPATLVSINQQPNTPDAPVVSETVQPTCETATGSITVTTTQGFTYSINETDYQTSGSFTGLAAGTYNVIAKNADGCISPATSVVIQEQPNTPDAPVVSDTVQPTCETATGSFTVNTVNGLQYSIGGDYQESGSFTGLAAGTYNVTAKNADGCISPATSVVIQEQPNTPDAPVVSETVQPTCEIATGSFTVTTVNGLQYSIGGDYQTSGSFTGLAAGTYNVTAKNADGCISPATLVSINQQPNTPDAPVVSDTVQPTCETATGSFTVNTVNGLQYSIGGDYQESGSFTGLAAGTYNVTAKNADGCISPATSVVIQEQPNTPDAPVVSDTVQPTCETATGSITVTTVNDLQYSIGGDYQTSGSFTGLAAGTYNVTAKNADGCISPATSVSINQQPNTPDAPVVSDTVQPTCETATGSITVTTVNDLQYSIGGDYQTSGSFTGLAAGTYNVTAKNADGCISPAISVVIQEQPNTPDAPVVSDTVQPTCETATGSFTVTTVNGLQYSIGGDYQTSGSFTGLAAGTYNVTAKNADGCISPATLVSINQQPNTPDAPVVSETVQPTCETATGSFTVTTVNGLQYSIGGDYQTSGSFTGLAAGTYNITAKNADGCISPATLVSINQQPNTPDAPVVSETVQPTCETATGSITVTTTQGFTYSINETDYQTSGSFTGLAAGTYNVTAKNADGCISPATSVVIQEQPNTPDAPVVSDTVQPTCETATGSITVTTTQGFTYSINETDYQTSGSFTGLAAGTYNVTAKNADGCISPATSVVIQEQPFGAIANNDSASTDEDNSVDINVLSNDFNPEDGELDIVSFTQPSNGTVTQNQDNTFSYSPIENFNGTDTFEYAVTNGNCGTDTATVTVTIGAENDSPIAVDDSASTSEDTPVEIIVLNNDSDPDGDELIVTEVTEPENGSAVINNDGTVTYTPNENFNGTDSFDYTISDGNGGTDTATVTVTIGAENDAPIAVDDSASTTEDTPVEITVLNNDSDPDGDELIVTEVTEPENGSAVINNDGTVTYTPNENFNGTDSFDYTISDGNGGTDTATVTVTIGAENDAPIALDDSASTTEDTPVEITVLNNDSDPDGDELTVIEVTEPENGSAVINNDGTVTYTPNENFNGTDSFDYTISDGNGGTDTATVIVTIGAENDAPIAVDDSASTSEDTPVEITVLNNDSDPDGDELTVTISEAQEPANGTVTIDENGVVTYTPNENFNGTDSFKYTISDGNGGTDTATVTVTVGAENDAPIAVDDAVETDEDNAITVSVLDNDSDPDGDDLSVVSTTTPENGTVVINNDGTITYIPNENFNGTDSFDYTIRDEDGLTDTATVTVTVNPVNDDPIAVDDSATTDQDTAVTISVLDNDSDIDGGDLVVTETTTPEYGEVVININGTITYTPKDSFTGVDTFEYSISDGNGGTDTATVTITVNDTEGPEITCPENLDLNNYPGVCGAVVDFTIPEFTDNAEGATILQTSGPASGETFPVGTTTVSFTATDAAGNTSFCSFDVIVTDTEAPVVEEMEDITVNNDAGVCGAVVDFGMIGATDNCELESVEVTEGLTSGSEFPVGTTTVTYTVTDVSGNTTTESFTVTVNDNEAPEISCPANMTIDTETGVSYATVNFDNATATDNCEVTVQQTGGPVSGSQFEIGTTTVTFTATDAAGNTTECSFTVTVEDNEDPTIVCPETINQENDPGICGAAINFTLPEISDNSGDVSLEQTSGPASGETFPVGTTTVSFTATDAAGNTSFCSFDVIITDSEAPVVEEMENITVNNDAGVCGAVVDFGMIGATDNCELESVEVTEGLTSGSEFPVGTTTVTYTVTDVAGNTTTESFTVTVTDNEVPEINCPANMTIDTETGVSYAIVDFENATATDNCEVTVEQTGGPASGSQFEIGTTTVTFTATDAAGNTSECSFTVTVEDNEDPTIVCQDDIEISNDEDICGAVVEFNTPHGSDNSGEFTVSQTAGLASGETFPVGTTTVSFTATDASGNTSFCSFDVIVTDSEAPVVEEMEDITVNNDPGVCGAVVDFGIIGATDNCELESVEVTEGLTSGSEFPVGTTTVTYTVTDVAGNTTTESFTVTVNDNEAPEISCPANMTINTETGVSYATVNFEDATATDNCEVTVEQTAGPVSGSQFEIGTTTVTFTATDAAGNTSECSFTVTVEDNEDPTIVCQDDIEISNDEDICGAVVEFNTPQGSDNSGEFTVSQTAGLASGETFPVGTTTVTFTVTDAAGNTSECSFDITVTDDQAPELEALENITVNNDAGICGAVVTYEAPTATDNCELAEVTLTEGMESGSEFPIGTTTVTYTATDNNGNTSTSTFTVAVIDNEAPVIECPENITVTVGFGIESSIVEYSMAQTTDNCSGETITMTSGIASGEEFPLGVTTITFEATDASGNTSECSFTVTVEEEPAPAPPAAPEVDVVQPSCSEPTGTITVDVQNGLTYSIDGETYQANGVFTNLSPGTYDVVAQDEFGQLSDLTTIVLAEPVAEDIVLIDNGVVDLCIDDSAFNLFDLIADNEDVGNWIDTDNTGTLDNGFVTPGSLELGTYTFELQIDGNCTQSTFVTVMINDDCVVLDCSVEDVRDSISKAVTPNGDNINDFFTIDTDIACGFTYDLKIFNRWGAKVFDAKNYQNNWDGYSDSSFTSSNQLPSGTYFYVLEIREGNFEPIQGYIYLGTK encoded by the coding sequence ATGATTTGGAAAACTACCTTTACCAAAATTACAGGTCCAACTTTTGCTAAGAGCTTAATACTGGCTTTTTTAGCTATTTTCCTGTTCAGTGCAGATACTGCATATGCGCAATTTATACCTGATGGTAATTATACGCCTAGTGAGTATGCAGGTGGTCAGGTAAGAGATATTGACCTTAACGCTACTGGAACCTGTAATGTAAAACAGGTTTATACAGTAGTTAAAAGTGACAGTGAAGGACCTTATCTATTACTTGGATTCTACAATGGTAATGCTGGTCAGGCTACTTTCAGATATTATATAGATACCGATCCTACCCTGGATTTGGTTTCAGAAACTTTTAAAGGCGAGTCTTACAGCTTTCCAGGCGCAGATGTCGTATTACAGGTCAATGCCAGTGGTAATACGGCCTCCGTTTTTAAATATAATGGAACAAGTTTAGAAACTTATACAGGTAGTGGAATTATTGCAGCGGTAGGTGATTATAATCCAGCTGATGATAAATTTATAGAGATTAAGATTCCATTATCTGGGGATGGTTCAATAATCGATGTTTGTGATTTAGCTGACGGTTTCAATATTAATCTTGGTTCTTATATATCTTTTGCTGGTAAAAGTATCACTGCGAATGTTTGTAATTATGAAAGTTTTGATATTGATATTGCTGCTAATGGAAGCATTGATGGATCAACTTCTTATTGTTCTACACAAAACTCTACTGTTCTAACTCTATCCGGTAATTATGGAGCTGTTATTAAATGGCAAAAGAATGAGGGATCAGGTTGGACAGACATCGCTAATACCTCTAATACTTATACTGCCACCGATGTTTTGGTTACTACCAGTTATAGAGCAGTCATCGTTAACAACACCTGTCCTGGTAATGAGGTTGAGACTGGTACGGCTACAATAACAATATTAGATTCTCCTGATGCTCCAGTAGTTTCCGATACAGTTCAAACAACTTGTGAAATTGCAACTGGATCCATCACTGTAACTACAGTTAATGGTCTTCAATATAGCGTTGGTGGTGATTACCAAACAAGCGGATCTTTTACAGGTCTTGCTGCTGGTACATATAATGTAATTGCTAAAAATGCGGATGGATGTATCTCACCAGCTACTTCAGTAGTAATTCAGGAGCAACCAAACACTCCGGATGCTCCAGTAGTTTCCGATACAGTTCAACCAACTTGTGAAACTGCAACTGGTTCTTTCACTGTAAATACAGTAAATGGTCTTCAATATAGTATTGGTGGCGATTACCAGGAAAGCGGATCTTTTACAGGTCTTGCCGCTGGTACATACAATGTAACTGCTAAAAATGCTGATGGATGTATTTCACCAGCTACTTCAGTAGTAATTCAGGAGCAACCAAACACTCCAGATGCTCCAGTAGTTTCTGAAACAGTTCAACCAACTTGTGAAATTGCAACTGGATCTTTTACTGTAACTACAGTAAATGGTCTTCAATATAGTATCGGTGGTGATTACCAAACAAGCGGATCTTTTACAGGTCTTGCCGCTGGCACATACAATGTAACTGCTAAAAATGCTGATGGATGTATCTCTCCAGCTACTTTAGTATCTATTAATCAGCAACCAAACACTCCGGATGCTCCAGTAGTTTCTGAAACAGTTCAACCAACTTGTGAAACTGCAACTGGTTCTTTCACTGTAACTACAGTAAATGGTCTTCAATATAGTATTGGTGGTGATTACCAGGAAAGCGGATCTTTTACAGGTCTTGCCGCTGGAACATATAATGTAACTGCTAAAAATGCTGATGGATGTATTTCACCAGCTACTTCAGTAGTAATTCAAGAGCAGCCAAATACTCCGGATGCTCCAGTAGTTTCTGAAACAGTTCAACCAACTTGTGAAACTGCAACTGGTTCTTTCACTGTAACTACAGTAAATGGTCTTCAATATAGTATTGGTGGTGATTACCAGGAAAGCGGATCTTTTACAGGTCTTGCCGCTGGAACATATAATGTAACTGCTAAAAATGCTGACGGTTGTATTTCACCAGCTACTTCAGTATCTATTAATCAGCAACCAAACACTCCAGATGCTCCAGTAGTTTCCGATACAGTTCAACCAACTTGTGAAACTGCAACTGGTTCTTTCACTGTAAATACAGTAAATGGTCTTCAATATAGTATTGGTGGTGATTACCAAACAAGCGGATCTTTTACAGGTCTTGCCGCTGGAACTTATAATATAACTGCTAAAAATGCTGATGGTTGTATTTCTCCAGCTACTTTAGTATCTATTAATCAGCAACCAAACACTCCGGATGCTCCAGTAGTTTCTGAAACAGTTCAACCAACTTGTGAAACTGCAACTGGATCCATCACTGTAACGACTACTCAAGGATTTACCTATAGCATCAATGAAACTGATTACCAAACAAGCGGATCTTTTACAGGTCTTGCTGCTGGTACATATAATGTAATTGCTAAAAATGCGGATGGATGTATCTCACCAGCTACTTCAGTAGTAATTCAGGAGCAACCAAACACTCCGGATGCTCCAGTAGTTTCCGATACAGTTCAACCAACTTGTGAAACTGCAACTGGTTCTTTCACTGTAAATACAGTAAATGGTCTTCAATATAGTATTGGTGGCGATTACCAGGAAAGCGGATCTTTTACAGGTCTTGCCGCTGGTACATACAATGTAACTGCTAAAAATGCTGATGGATGTATCTCTCCAGCTACTTCAGTAGTAATTCAGGAGCAACCAAACACTCCAGATGCTCCAGTAGTTTCTGAAACAGTTCAACCAACTTGTGAAATTGCAACTGGATCTTTTACTGTAACTACAGTAAATGGTCTTCAATATAGTATCGGTGGTGATTACCAAACAAGCGGATCTTTTACAGGTCTTGCCGCTGGCACATACAATGTAACTGCTAAAAATGCTGATGGATGTATCTCTCCAGCTACTTTAGTATCTATTAATCAGCAACCAAACACTCCAGATGCCCCAGTAGTTTCCGATACAGTTCAACCAACTTGTGAAACTGCAACTGGTTCTTTCACTGTTAATACAGTAAATGGTCTTCAATATAGTATTGGTGGCGATTACCAGGAAAGCGGATCTTTTACAGGTCTTGCCGCTGGTACATACAATGTAACTGCTAAAAATGCTGATGGATGTATTTCACCAGCTACTTCAGTAGTAATTCAAGAGCAGCCAAATACTCCGGATGCTCCAGTAGTTTCCGATACAGTTCAACCAACTTGTGAAACTGCAACTGGATCCATCACTGTAACTACAGTAAATGATCTTCAATATAGTATTGGTGGTGATTACCAAACAAGCGGATCTTTTACAGGTCTTGCCGCCGGAACATACAATGTAACTGCTAAAAATGCTGATGGATGTATTTCACCAGCTACTTCAGTATCTATTAATCAGCAGCCAAATACTCCAGATGCTCCAGTAGTTTCCGATACAGTTCAACCAACTTGTGAAACTGCAACTGGATCCATCACTGTAACTACAGTAAATGATCTTCAATATAGTATTGGTGGTGATTACCAAACAAGCGGATCTTTTACAGGTCTTGCCGCCGGAACATACAATGTAACTGCTAAAAATGCTGATGGATGTATTTCACCAGCTATTTCAGTAGTAATTCAGGAGCAACCAAACACTCCGGATGCTCCAGTAGTTTCCGATACAGTTCAACCAACTTGTGAAACTGCAACTGGTTCTTTCACTGTAACTACAGTAAATGGTCTTCAATATAGTATTGGTGGTGATTACCAAACAAGCGGATCTTTTACAGGTCTTGCCGCTGGAACATACAATGTAACTGCTAAAAATGCTGATGGTTGTATTTCTCCAGCTACTTTAGTATCTATTAATCAGCAACCAAACACTCCGGATGCTCCAGTAGTTTCTGAAACAGTTCAACCAACTTGTGAAACTGCAACTGGTTCTTTCACTGTAACTACAGTAAATGGTCTTCAATATAGTATTGGTGGTGATTACCAAACAAGCGGATCTTTTACAGGTCTTGCCGCTGGAACTTATAATATAACTGCTAAAAATGCTGATGGTTGTATTTCTCCAGCTACTTTAGTATCTATTAATCAGCAACCAAACACTCCGGATGCTCCAGTAGTTTCTGAAACAGTTCAACCAACTTGTGAAACTGCAACTGGATCCATCACTGTAACGACTACTCAAGGATTTACCTATAGCATCAATGAAACTGATTACCAAACAAGCGGATCTTTTACAGGTCTTGCCGCTGGAACATATAATGTAACTGCTAAAAATGCTGATGGTTGTATTTCACCAGCTACTTCAGTAGTAATTCAAGAGCAGCCAAATACTCCGGATGCTCCAGTAGTTTCCGATACAGTTCAACCAACTTGTGAAACTGCAACTGGATCCATCACTGTAACGACTACTCAAGGATTTACCTATAGCATCAATGAAACTGATTACCAAACAAGCGGATCTTTTACAGGTCTTGCCGCTGGTACATATAATGTAACTGCTAAAAATGCTGATGGTTGTATTTCACCAGCTACTTCAGTAGTAATTCAGGAGCAACCATTCGGAGCAATTGCGAATAATGATTCAGCTTCTACTGATGAAGACAATTCAGTAGATATTAATGTTCTTTCTAATGACTTTAATCCAGAAGATGGAGAATTAGACATCGTTTCTTTCACTCAGCCGTCAAATGGTACTGTAACCCAAAATCAGGATAACACATTTTCTTATTCTCCAATTGAAAACTTCAATGGAACTGATACTTTTGAATATGCAGTTACTAATGGAAATTGTGGAACTGATACCGCTACGGTAACCGTAACTATTGGTGCTGAGAATGATTCTCCTATTGCTGTAGATGATTCGGCTTCAACTTCTGAAGATACTCCAGTTGAGATCATTGTTCTTAATAACGATTCTGATCCCGATGGTGATGAACTAATAGTTACTGAAGTTACAGAGCCTGAAAACGGTTCAGCGGTAATCAACAATGACGGTACAGTAACTTATACGCCGAATGAAAACTTTAACGGCACAGATTCTTTCGATTACACTATTTCTGACGGTAACGGTGGAACTGATACCGCTACGGTAACCGTAACTATTGGTGCTGAGAATGATGCTCCTATTGCTGTAGATGATTCGGCTTCAACAACTGAAGATACTCCAGTCGAGATCACTGTTCTTAATAACGATTCTGATCCTGATGGTGATGAACTAATAGTTACTGAAGTTACAGAGCCTGAAAACGGTTCAGCGGTAATCAACAATGACGGTACAGTAACTTATACGCCGAATGAAAACTTTAACGGCACAGATTCTTTCGATTACACTATTTCTGACGGTAACGGTGGAACTGATACCGCTACGGTAACCGTAACTATTGGTGCTGAGAATGATGCTCCTATTGCTCTAGATGATTCGGCTTCAACAACTGAAGATACTCCAGTAGAGATCACTGTTCTTAATAACGATTCTGATCCTGATGGTGATGAACTAACAGTTATTGAAGTTACAGAGCCTGAAAACGGTTCAGCGGTAATCAACAATGACGGTACAGTAACTTATACGCCGAATGAAAACTTTAACGGCACAGATTCTTTCGATTACACTATTTCTGACGGTAACGGTGGAACTGATACCGCTACGGTAATCGTAACTATTGGTGCTGAGAATGATGCTCCTATTGCTGTAGATGATTCGGCTTCAACTTCTGAAGATACTCCAGTTGAGATCACTGTTCTTAATAATGATTCTGATCCTGATGGTGATGAGCTTACAGTAACAATCTCTGAGGCTCAGGAACCTGCCAATGGAACCGTAACTATCGATGAGAATGGCGTAGTAACATATACTCCGAATGAAAACTTCAATGGAACAGATTCTTTTAAGTACACTATTTCTGATGGTAATGGTGGAACTGATACTGCAACGGTAACAGTAACTGTAGGTGCTGAAAATGATGCTCCGATTGCTGTAGACGATGCTGTTGAGACAGATGAAGACAATGCAATAACTGTTTCTGTACTCGATAACGATTCTGATCCAGATGGTGATGATCTTAGCGTAGTGTCTACTACAACTCCTGAAAACGGAACAGTAGTAATCAACAATGACGGTACTATTACATATATACCTAATGAGAACTTCAACGGAACCGATTCTTTCGACTACACGATTAGAGATGAAGATGGTTTAACTGATACTGCTACGGTAACAGTTACAGTAAATCCGGTTAATGACGATCCAATTGCTGTAGATGATTCTGCAACCACAGATCAGGATACTGCTGTAACTATTTCAGTTTTGGACAATGATTCTGATATTGATGGTGGTGATCTAGTGGTTACCGAAACTACAACTCCAGAGTACGGAGAGGTTGTGATTAATATTAACGGAACAATAACTTATACTCCTAAAGATAGCTTCACGGGTGTAGATACTTTCGAATACAGTATTTCTGATGGAAATGGTGGAACAGATACTGCGACGGTAACAATCACGGTTAATGATACTGAAGGACCAGAAATTACCTGTCCAGAAAATCTAGATCTTAACAACTATCCTGGTGTTTGTGGAGCTGTTGTAGACTTTACAATTCCGGAATTTACCGATAATGCTGAAGGTGCAACTATTCTTCAAACTAGCGGTCCTGCTTCAGGGGAAACATTTCCTGTAGGAACTACGACGGTTAGCTTTACTGCTACCGATGCCGCTGGCAATACAAGCTTCTGTAGCTTTGATGTGATCGTAACAGATACTGAAGCTCCTGTAGTAGAAGAAATGGAGGACATTACAGTTAATAACGATGCTGGAGTATGTGGCGCCGTTGTAGACTTCGGAATGATTGGAGCAACTGATAATTGTGAACTGGAATCTGTTGAAGTTACCGAAGGTCTTACTTCAGGATCTGAATTCCCTGTTGGCACTACCACTGTAACTTATACTGTAACCGATGTGTCTGGTAATACAACTACAGAAAGCTTTACGGTAACTGTAAATGATAACGAAGCTCCTGAAATCAGCTGTCCGGCGAATATGACTATTGATACTGAAACTGGCGTTTCTTATGCAACAGTTAATTTTGACAATGCTACTGCAACCGATAATTGCGAGGTGACTGTACAACAAACTGGCGGACCGGTTTCCGGATCTCAATTCGAGATTGGAACTACCACCGTAACCTTTACAGCAACTGATGCTGCTGGAAATACTACAGAATGTAGCTTTACTGTAACGGTAGAAGACAATGAAGATCCAACAATCGTTTGTCCTGAAACAATTAATCAGGAAAATGATCCAGGTATTTGTGGAGCAGCTATAAACTTCACACTTCCTGAAATATCTGATAATTCTGGTGATGTAAGCTTAGAGCAAACTAGCGGTCCTGCTTCAGGAGAAACATTTCCTGTAGGAACTACGACGGTAAGCTTTACTGCCACCGATGCCGCTGGAAACACAAGCTTCTGTAGCTTTGATGTGATCATAACAGATTCTGAAGCTCCTGTAGTAGAAGAAATGGAGAACATTACAGTTAACAACGATGCTGGAGTATGTGGCGCAGTTGTAGACTTCGGAATGATTGGAGCAACTGATAATTGTGAACTGGAATCTGTTGAAGTGACCGAAGGTCTTACTTCCGGATCTGAATTCCCTGTTGGTACTACCACCGTAACTTATACTGTAACCGATGTTGCTGGGAATACAACTACAGAAAGCTTTACAGTAACTGTAACTGACAACGAGGTTCCGGAAATCAATTGTCCAGCCAATATGACTATTGATACTGAAACTGGCGTTTCTTATGCAATAGTAGATTTTGAAAATGCAACTGCAACCGATAATTGCGAGGTAACTGTAGAACAAACTGGCGGACCGGCTTCCGGATCTCAATTCGAGATTGGAACTACCACCGTAACCTTTACAGCTACCGATGCTGCTGGAAATACTTCAGAATGTAGCTTTACTGTAACAGTAGAAGACAACGAAGATCCAACGATCGTTTGCCAGGATGACATCGAAATAAGCAATGACGAGGATATTTGTGGTGCTGTTGTTGAATTTAATACACCGCACGGCTCTGATAATTCTGGAGAATTTACGGTGTCTCAAACTGCTGGCCTGGCTTCAGGAGAAACTTTCCCTGTAGGAACTACGACTGTAAGCTTTACTGCTACCGATGCTTCTGGAAATACAAGCTTCTGCAGCTTTGATGTGATCGTAACAGATTCTGAAGCTCCTGTAGTAGAAGAAATGGAGGATATCACAGTGAACAATGACCCGGGAGTATGTGGCGCCGTTGTAGACTTCGGAATAATTGGAGCAACTGATAATTGTGAACTGGAATCTGTAGAAGTTACCGAAGGTCTTACTTCAGGATCTGAATTCCCTGTTGGTACTACCACCGTAACTTATACTGTAACCGATGTTGCTGGTAATACAACTACAGAAAGCTTTACGGTAACTGTAAATGATAACGAAGCTCCTGAAATCAGCTGTCCAGCGAATATGACTATTAATACTGAAACTGGCGTTTCTTATGCAACAGTTAATTTTGAAGATGCTACTGCAACTGATAATTGCGAGGTGACTGTAGAACAAACTGCCGGACCGGTTTCTGGATCTCAATTCGAGATTGGAACTACCACCGTAACCTTTACAGCTACCGATGCTGCTGGAAATACTTCAGAATGTAGCTTTACTGTAACGGTAGAAGACAACGAAGATCCAACAATCGTTTGCCAGGATGATATTGAAATAAGCAATGATGAGGATATTTGTGGTGCTGTCGTTGAATTTAACACACCTCAGGGATCTGATAATTCTGGAGAATTTACGGTATCTCAAACTGCTGGCCTGGCTTCAGGAGAAACCTTCCCTGTAGGAACAACAACTGTAACATTCACTGTTACCGATGCTGCAGGAAATACGTCTGAATGTTCATTCGATATTACTGTTACCGATGATCAGGCACCGGAACTTGAAGCTTTAGAGAATATCACTGTAAACAATGATGCCGGAATATGTGGCGCTGTTGTAACCTATGAAGCTCCTACTGCTACAGATAACTGTGAATTAGCGGAAGTTACTTTGACTGAAGGTATGGAATCTGGAAGTGAGTTTCCGATTGGAACCACAACTGTTACTTACACAGCAACCGATAATAACGGAAATACGTCAACTTCTACTTTCACTGTAGCGGTGATAGATAATGAAGCTCCTGTAATAGAGTGTCCTGAGAATATCACCGTAACAGTTGGTTTCGGAATAGAAAGTAGTATTGTGGAATACAGTATGGCTCAAACGACAGATAACTGTTCTGGAGAGACCATCACTATGACTAGTGGAATTGCTTCAGGTGAAGAGTTTCCTCTAGGTGTGACCACGATCACTTTTGAAGCGACTGATGCTTCTGGAAATACTTCAGAATGTAGCTTTACAGTGACCGTTGAAGAAGAACCTGCTCCTGCTCCACCGGCTGCTCCTGAAGTAGATGTGGTACAACCGAGCTGTTCAGAACCAACAGGAACGATCACGGTAGACGTTCAAAATGGATTAACTTATAGCATAGATGGTGAAACCTACCAGGCGAACGGAGTATTTACAAACTTAAGTCCAGGAACCTATGATGTGGTTGCTCAGGATGAGTTTGGTCAATTGTCTGATCTTACTACGATCGTGCTGGCAGAACCAGTTGCTGAAGATATTGTACTAATCGATAATGGAGTGGTTGATCTTTGTATCGATGATTCAGCTTTCAATCTTTTCGATCTAATTGCAGATAACGAAGATGTTGGAAATTGGATAGATACAGATAACACAGGAACACTTGATAACGGATTTGTAACTCCAGGCTCTCTGGAACTTGGAACATATACTTTCGAATTGCAAATCGATGGCAACTGTACACAAAGTACATTCGTAACCGTAATGATCAACGATGACTGTGTGGTTTTAGACTGTAGTGTTGAAGATGTAAGAGATAGCATCTCTAAAGCAGTAACTCCAAATGGTGATAACATCAACGATTTCTTTACCATAGATACAGACATTGCATGTGGTTTCACATACGATCTTAAGATATTTAATAGATGGGGTGCTAAAGTATTCGATGCTAAAAACTACCAGAATAACTGGGATGGATACTCAGACTCGTCATTCACAAGCTCAAATCAATTGCCATCAGGAACATACTTCTATGTTCTGGAAATAAGAGAAGGTAACTTCGAACCAATTCAAGGTTATATTTACTTAGGAACTAAATAA
- the pdxH gene encoding pyridoxamine 5'-phosphate oxidase: MNKNLNDYRKSYEKDRIEDNAIPEDPLQFFQEWFNQADNSEDIFEANAMNIATVGKNMIPKSRIILLKAFGLEGFHFYTNYSSDKGKALAENPNCCLSFFWPELEKQVIIQGTAVKISEEQSVAYFHSRPKGSQLGAMASDQSSVIPSRAYLEEKLSSLEEKYDSEEIPKPKDWGGYVFQPETFEFWQGRESRLHDRIRYKKTTNSWKYERLAP; this comes from the coding sequence ATGAACAAAAATCTCAACGATTATCGTAAATCCTACGAAAAGGATCGAATAGAGGATAATGCTATTCCTGAAGACCCTTTACAATTTTTTCAGGAGTGGTTCAACCAGGCTGATAATTCAGAAGATATTTTTGAAGCCAATGCAATGAACATCGCTACGGTTGGAAAAAATATGATCCCAAAGTCACGGATTATTTTATTAAAAGCTTTCGGACTGGAGGGTTTTCATTTCTATACAAATTACTCTTCAGATAAAGGAAAAGCACTGGCTGAAAATCCTAACTGTTGCCTTTCATTTTTCTGGCCAGAGCTTGAAAAACAGGTCATCATCCAGGGAACTGCAGTAAAAATTTCCGAAGAACAGTCGGTAGCATATTTTCATTCAAGACCTAAAGGCAGTCAATTAGGGGCAATGGCTTCAGATCAAAGTTCTGTGATTCCTTCAAGAGCATATCTTGAAGAAAAATTGTCCAGTCTTGAAGAAAAATATGATTCAGAAGAAATTCCGAAGCCAAAAGACTGGGGAGGATATGTCTTCCAGCCAGAAACATTTGAATTCTGGCAGGGAAGGGAAAGCCGCTTGCATGACCGCATACGATACAAAAAAACTACCAACTCCTGGAAATACGAACGTTTAGCACCATAA